TCAGTTTCTGGTATAAAAACCTATTACAGgtttaagtaaaaataatccCAGGCTTAGAGCTGGCATACTTTTTCTGAAACCCATAGGTATTAGGAAAGGCTACTACAGAGCATCTGGCCTGAGGGCAGCATGGTAGCGCACTGGTGCAGCCAAGGACAGTATTGGCATCCATTTGTATTCCTGTCACAGCTTGGATCTTAATAGCCTTCCTGCCAAACCTTGCTCAATAGTCCATTTGGAGAACCTATGGatcaactttatttttaaaagtttgacATCACACTCTGCAGTGGAAAAGTGATTGAAAAAGGCAGCCAGAGGAAAGTGCTATTTCccatattattttctattatttctgtaccttcacagaatcacagaatcacagaatgttaggggttggaagggacctcgaaagatcatctagtccaatccccctgccggagcaggattgcctagaccatatcacacaggaacacgtccaggcgggttttgaatgtctccagagaaggagactccacaacctctctgggcagcctgttccagtgttcagtcaccctcaccgtaaagaagtttttcctcaaatttaagtggaacctcctgtgctccagcttgcacccattgccccttgtcctgtcaagggatgtcactgagaagagcctggctccatcctcttgacacttgccctttacatatttataaacattaatgaggtcacccctcagtctcctcttctctaagctaaagagacccagctccctcagcctctaaACCTTCTTGTCTGCTGTATCATCAAGTTCAGCTATCAGCTCTGAAACTGTCACATTTTGTTCTACCTAATTGCCTATGATAAAGActagagaataaaaaatataacCCTTGCTTATGGTACTTTGGCACTGAAGagtttgttctgttgttttgcCACGGTGGGAAATGCTGGGTAATAACCAagctttatttgcaaaataagtgtatttttttagaTCGACTGCTTTTCTGCAGACCTTCTTCAAAGAGGGCACTTCTTAGGGTGACCTTTCAAAGGTCAATACTTTCCTGTTGAAAGCAATTCCTATGTAAAACATTTTGACAGCTATTACCTTGCTTACCTATTACCTtcaaataataatgaaagaggCCGGGTCTGTCCCTGCTGTGCAGATGCTGGATTTGGGGCTGGCCAGAGCGAAGTACTTGCCCTGCACCCCCAAAAAGTCATGTTGAGGAAGGATAACGTTCAGCCAACTCtcattatagaatcatagaaccatagaatggtttgagttggaagggactctaaagatcatctagttcccgCCCCCCTGCACATCCCCCCTGTTATGTCCCTTCTCAGTTAATAAGGTGAAAATAGCAGCTGCTTCCTCACTTCCAGATatataatttcttcatttttgggTCTGACTCCACGTGTATATGTAGATACCTCGTAGATTTTGACACATGGGGGTACTGTGCATGACTTCACACGGGCTTTCCGGGACTTAACCAAGCCGGAGGTGAGAATTGGGAAGCACAAACTATTTTCATGGCCTGGCTCAACCCATGATTTTATTCTTCTGGACTTACCTGCAGGGTTGCAACCTCATTGGGGTTGTTGGCTTAGAGGGGGGCAGGCGGGTGGGGGGCCGCGGCGTTgcagccccccacccacccGCCCCCCTCTAGATACTGCACCTTGCACAGTACCCGGTATTAATCCAGCAAATCTCCCGGGCCAGATAATCCCGTTGCAAGCTGTCCCTTCCACCCCCAGAGTGGCTTGAATTAGGTCATGGCGggtttatatttgcattttatttatttatctaatttattttttttttttaccctggtTACACATACCCACCCACCCACTCCCGTGGGTCCCTCAACCCCAAAGGAGGCGGAGAGAAGGGAGGCGGGGAGCAGCGACGGGAGCTTTAGCCGATGGCAGCGGCTGCCCGACGGTGGATGCCAGCGGCAAGCGGGCGATGGCGAGGAGCCGGGTGGCTTACGAATACACGGAGGCGGAGGATAAGAGCATGCGGTTGGGTTTCCTCCTTATCGCTGCCGGTTTGCTCTCCCTCCTGGGGTTGGGTTGTTGCTGGTTGCGCCCGGCGTTGCAGGAACGGGGCGGCGGCGTCTCCGCTAATTGCACGGTGCTGGCGGTGCGGCAGCTCGGGGAGCGCTTCGCCTGCACCTTCTCCTGCGGGGCTGCCTGCCGGGGTACCGCCCGCTACCCCTGTCTCCAGGTCCTGGTCCGCACCTCCCGCTCCTCCGCCCCTGCGCTGCTCCATGAAGACGAGCGGCAGCTCCGCACCAACCCCAAGGTGAGACCCAGCGCAGCGCCGCGCTCCCAAAATGCGGGGTAAcgtgggggagggggggtcccGCAGGGCAAATCCTGCCCCCTCGTCGTGGTGCTGGGTGCCCTTTCACTACCCCTTGTGCCCGCTTTTGGGGCCCGGGTCCCCCATCACCGCCCTCTGTTCGGGTTCGGGATTTTCTCTGATGGGGGGGAGTGGATGAAGTCACGGAGCATCCCTCCGAAATGCCCCTGTGCTGTTACTCAGCGAAAAGtgtatatatagtatatatataaatgctaTACACGttatgtgcatatatgtatatggtgtgtgtatatatatatatatacacacacacactatatTCAGTATAGTACTACACTGTACTTTATAATATAGTGTTAACACTATATATATAGTATAacactgtatatatatatacacacacacacacactctctgtATATGTACACATGTATGTTCCCgagcagccccggccccagccgAGCCTTCCCCGGGGAGCGgtgccggcccggccccgggcggcCCGAGTGCACCCCGCGGGCGGCAGCGCGGCCCCGGGACGCCGGTGGGAAGCCGGGGAGAAACTCGTGCTGCCGGCGAGGAGGTCTGTCTGCCCGAGCGGTGTGTCCCGGGGGTGAGgggctgctcagagcagctccCCGGACCGCAAGGAGACATTTTAGCGGAGCCGCTGCTGGTGGggcgctggggagggggctgcgctGAAACAGAAGTTTCCTCGGTGCTGTTTGGGTTCTTAAACTTCTCCATCACCCACATGAAAACAGACCGAATGGAACTGTCTTTTAAAGTTGTGTCTTCTAGTAAACTAGGATAGTCTGAAGGCAATGTGTGacttgtgctttttctttctttaaaggcAGTTACTCtactttctccttttgcttttcatcctgAGTAAGGATCCCCTTGCCAGCATGCTGCCTGCATGAAGGAGATTTTGTTCAGTagtttccagaaaataaaaaacgtGGCAGaatcccttccccttccccctgaAAGAACCTGAAATCAGGAGTGTATTGGAGAAGAGAATTTCAGCTCTCCACCGAGTTGTGGAGGTAGCACAGTGCTAAGGGTCATGCTCAGCATGATGCAGGGGTCTGcgtgcaggggctggggagcagacTTGCATGTCCCATTTGGGATGTGCAGCCTCACATCTCTGCAATCATAGTTACACCACTGTGGATCTGTCCCTTGGAAGGTGGATTAAGTTGCAAGCTTGGGGTTTAGGagttgcttttttctccttggcAGCTTGTGGGCTCGGAAGGGGGGTTGGGGCAAAAATCAGCAGAGCAAGAAGCAGGACGGTAAGTCTGACAGGATTTGGGTTGCATTGTTGGCACCACTCAGAGGCGATGAGTGATGAAACTGCAGTGCTGGATGGTGCCTGGGAGCGAAGCGGGTGGAACATTGGCCTGTGAGGGAGCTTTGCAAACTTCACCTTtccctgggggtgctgctgccaggctctcTGTGGAAGGGCCGTGGTTACGGAGAGGTGCACCATGAGCACCCAGCTGCCCAAGCACCAGGACTTCCCTAAACCTCTCTCCATCTTCAGGCGGGCTGGGAGTAGTTGATGAAATGCCCTTTTGCCATGGGGTGAAGATGCTGTGTTGCCGCAGAGGGTGGAGCGTGGCCGTCCCTGAGCGTGGCCCAACGGCCCCGTTGTGGCTGTCTCCAGCAGGGATGGAAGGTGGGTGGTGGGTGGTGAGCACCACCAGCGTGCCTGGGCTCAGCAACTCTTGCAGCATCCTCAGTTTCAGCGGAGGCTTCCAAACTAGGCTGCGACTGCAATGTTTCTCTGAGCAGTtggagtgttttgttttgggtttacTTCTTGATCCCGTTCTCTCCTGCCATTTTGGAAGCCTGATGGGAAGAGGAGGATTGTGCCAGCCCAGGGGCTGGATTGCAGTTTCTGCAGGGAGGCACCCAGAGCTTCAGGAGCAATGCCCGTAAATGTTACTCAGGaacctatttttatttaacaattaATAAGGAAACACAGGGCTGTATGTTGGCAGCACATTGTACTTACATGCTCTGAAAATAGAATCCATTTTCTCTAGCTTGCACCTCGCATCTCTAGGTGTGGGCTGTTTACCCTGGGATATTGATTGCTGAGGACTGAATCTGATTTACCAGATGAGACCAAGCAGAAAGGATGTATTTTTTGATGTAACTGCATTCTCTGGTAGTAATTCAATTTAactaagtggaaaaaaacatagaaaaatatgCGCTCCAATTATTTTCCTTACCTTAAGGAGCTTAtataaaaacaatacaaaataaggaaaaaagttgtTTAGGTCGCATTAGGAAAACATATCCTTATAAAGGAATGAAGTAGATATAGCTGTCACtttggttttcccttttttcccacGTTTAATGTCTGTGTAGCTAAGCATTTATattctccttttaatttttgtcctaAAGTCTCACTGTCTTATAAACTTTAAGGATTTTATGCTGAAATAGGTAAGTCGTACCAACAGAGTACGTATCTGCTGGATTTAATGCTTGGGATCCAATAGATATTTATGAATGAACACTTAAGGAGCCATTTAACCCTTCCCATTTCCAACACCGTCTTGCAGCACGCTCACTTGTGTTCGTGCAATTAGACATACAACATGCTAATCAGTTCCAACTAactagaagtaaaaaaaaaatgacaaattttgttttaagcagcctttaaattttatattctgtttagctgcttttctgtgtggAGTAGAAATTCTTCCCGGTAAATTAATTGTGCGGAAAAGGCATAGGTCAGGCTCCTTACAACACGCAACAATACTGAATCAGTCGGCAGCTTCACTCCACCCCAAAAATCCCCAGTATATCGGACTAAAAATATTCTACTTTCTGTAGTAGCGTGGGCTGGTGTGTAAACATACCAGCTACGGATCTGTCTGTTCCAGCGAGAAGTagctgcaggaaaaagaaattttttttctatcttgcTTCCCAAGATAATCACATCATTGTACAGCCCAGGATTCATTTTAGCTCTTAAAAGATTATATAGCTGGGTCAGAGTTAATCCAGAAATGTATATATAAAGCATCAGGCACAATTACATTCGTGTTCAGTCCGAGTGAtttgtggatttcttttttctttatttaattgttgtctcagaggaagaaatttCAGCAGAGGGACAGTAGCTTTTCTTCAGCTGCCTTGATAGCAATAATAATCTCTGAGATAAGGCTTAAGGGAGATTAATTCCAAAGTCAATTTGCCGCTATCGTTCCAGCCATCGAGTGCGGCAGCGGCGCATACAGCCAGCACGGGGGCCAGGCTATGGGTTTGATTGGGTGAAATGACAGTGGAGTAAGTCAGCTGCTGAAAAGATCTGCGTCCTGGCTTTTCAGACTTTTCCCTTTCTatgcttaaagttaagcataGTGCCGGAAGATCTTGCCAACTGTTTTGTTGAAGAAACTTTTAGGGGAGTGAATGTGAGCCTGATGTTAGCAGCTGTGCAGCAGGACCCGgttctccctgtccctgtccctgggcaGGGGAACAGAGCAGCCAGCCCGTGCTCCTTGTCTGCACTCCGCGTCCCCGTGCGCTCCTGTCGTGTTTCTGTCTGTAACGGCTCAGCCTGATGAGGTGATGTGCGGTTATCTCTTCTGCGCGCTTGTAAAGAtaattggttttggtttttggacTCTCTTAAATATGACCCACAACAGAGGAGGTTTACTGCTAAATTATGCCCAACTCTACAATAATTTTGTGAGGGTCTGGTGCATCTGGTGAAGCATCAGATCTGTGTCCGGGCTGGTGCTCATGGCGGGCAAACTCTGCAGATGCTGTATAGCAGTTCCTCTGGAAGCAGCCCCAGGTGCCACGAATAAACCCCACTGCCCTCCTGTCTCGCCTGGGGCACTCCTTGCTGCTATGAGCCTCTGTGAGGGGTTGTGGGTTTGGTCGCTCCTGGTGGGTTTGTCTGTGCTGATGGATGCAGGTGAAAACCAGATGCGTtgctcagctccagctcccTCGGTACAGTCAGCTGGGAGGGGGGCATTTTTGGTACTAATGGAGCAAGTCCCCCCACTCATCTCCTGACACAGCGAAATTGTTGTGGCAGCGCTTCCTCCCTTCCAGGCCACGAAGATAAGCCAATAACGCGCAGAGATGCTCACACATAAAGTTAGGAGAAGCTCATACATCGTTcggtgtggtgggttgaccctggctggatgccaggtgcccaccaaagctgctctgtcacttccctcctcagctggacaggggagagaaaatataatgaaaggcttgtGGATCAAGGTAaaggcagggagagatcactcaccagcTACCATCATGgacaaaacagactcgacttagggaaattaatttaatttattaccaatcaaatcagagaagGGTAatgggaaacaaaaccaaatcttaaaacaccttcccgcctcccctcccttcttaccaggctcaacttcactcccaattttctctgcctcctcctccaccagcagcacagggggatggggaatgggggttgaGGTCAGGTCATCACGTATtgtctctgctcctccttcctcctcagggggagcactcctcacactctttccctgctccagcgtgaggtccctcccacgggagacagttctccatgaacttctccaacgtgagtccttcccacgggctgcagttcttcatgaactgctccagtgcaggTCTCTcccacggggtgcagtccttctagaacagactgctccagcgtgggtcccccatggggtcacaagtcctgccagcaaacctgctccagcgtaggaccctctctccacagggccacaggtcctgcctggagcctgctccagcgcaggcttcccacagggtcacagcctccttcaggcatccacctgctccagcgtggggtcctccacgggctgcaggcgtatatctgctccaccattaacctctatgggctgcagggggacagcctgcctcaccatggtcttcaccatgggctgtagggtaatctctgctccagcacctggagcacctcctccccctccttcttcactgaccttggtgtctgcaaagttttctctcacatattctcactcctctcttcgGCTGCTGTGTCATAGCAGCTTTTTCCCCtacttaaatatgttatcc
Above is a genomic segment from Nyctibius grandis isolate bNycGra1 chromosome 5, bNycGra1.pri, whole genome shotgun sequence containing:
- the KCNMB4 gene encoding calcium-activated potassium channel subunit beta-4 translates to MARSRVAYEYTEAEDKSMRLGFLLIAAGLLSLLGLGCCWLRPALQERGGGVSANCTVLAVRQLGERFACTFSCGAACRGTARYPCLQVLVRTSRSSAPALLHEDERQLRTNPKCSYIPPCTRDDQENSENVTYKQKYWKEKVGSQPFTCYFNQHLRLDDVMLKRTHDETVLLHCFLWPLVTFLVGVLIVVLTICAKSLAVRAEAIKKKKHL